TAGCGGATTTAGTTGTGTTGTCCAATCAGCTTCGCCAAAAACATCCATCAGGACTTGGACTGTTTGACAAAGCCACTGGTAAATTGTCGGATGATGACGATCATATCAGAACGCAAGTTTACAATATATCATAAATGGCAATGTTAGGCCTAATCTCACTTTATTTAAACCCAGTTATTGTGCAATATATTGTGAATAGTGAAGATAgttaacatttcacattttttaaataatatttccaGAAGATCATGGATGCAAAAAGGGGTGGTTAACGTATGACCCCCAACCAAAAGCAGGCATCGAACCCTTACCACGGACACACCATTGTCAGACGACCTATTTACTCACTTGTAGGCTCACGTGTGTCATTTGACAAATTGAAACGTTTGGGATTATTTCCAAATTTTAATATAACTACATGAGGATATTCTTTGCCTTTATCTTCAGTTTTCATTATAAGATTCCACAACCAACTAACCACTTGTGAAATTGCtgtaagatatatatatatatatatatgtatatatatatatatatatatatatatatatatatatatatatatatatatatatatacatatatacagtatatatagcaTTATTTCACACTGCATGATCAGCTTCATGATTTTTGAAATTTCTCTCAACCCCTAATTTTGCTACTGAATTGATATAGGCTAACCACTGCAACTCAGCGTTGTGAACAGGTGAGCAATTGCCTAAGAATGCCTTTGACCATTAGGATTCTTTTTTGTTCCAGCTGGATACTGTCTGTTATGGAGGGTTGACTCCAAAGAGTTACCACCTGATGGTACGTTTAGACACAGCACCACCCGTTCAGATGAGCCCATCCAGACAGATGGCCTCTGGACCATGGAAGTAGGTTGGAGGTCTGGGGGCTTAAAGGCACAGGAATTCTTGCTGCTGTGACTTTAATGGGGGTCAATAGATCACTGTAGGACAGACATCAGTGGTGCGCTAATGCATGTTCTGATGGGAGGAAGGGGCTTCAATAGGAACCAAATGGCATAATGGGGTTGCTCTTTGAAAGCACATTATGTGATTCGCTAGACCCCTAATCTATGGTTGGCTGAACCCTATTAACCCTAATACAGTATTTACCCTCCATGACAATGCCTCTGTTGAACCCACTGTTTTCACACGGCAATATTACTTCACCCATTTACACCCCCATTCACTGATACCTCTATCATCCATGACTCTGAGCCCCAGACATTACCACTTCTGTCCTTCGTTTATCACTTTGTGTTTTCCCAGCGATGATTAACGCTAGGTTTGTTGGCCTACCACCATTACCCCACAAATGGCCTCTAGGTTCCATTCCGGTAGCCATGTTTCAGCCTCATTACCAGTTCAGTGTAGCTCTATACTCACCGTATgttttgtttatgtcatttGTTCTCCTTGTTGGACTGTAAACATTGGTTCTGATCCAAACGAACACATTCGGTACCATGGACAGTGCTATGCTCAGGGTTAAGAGAAGAGTGGTGGCTGGTTCAGCACCAGGCCAGTGAACAGCACCAGCCCAGTGAACAGCACCGTGACAAGTACAGTATCAACACACTTGTTGTTGGACTCCGGTTACATGAAGGCCTGCTGATACACTCTACAAACATAGGAAATCATTTCCATGCATGGATTTTAAAGTGAGGAATATTTTTAATAAAGGCTGGTACATGATGTAATGGTACATGGTGTCATGGTACATGGTGTCATTGTATTATGTGACTGGGGTATGGCCAGACTGGAGCGGTTGTATCTGATATACTTAACACTGATACAACTTTATTAAGGATCCAAAACCCATCGGAAATATGTCATCACTTAATTGAAGAAACTGCTGAATATTTACATAGAAAACCCATACAttaagataaaaataaaataggaaAGATTTTATTATTGTTCTCTGACATAATGCcatataattgttattttaaagcCATATTCAAATTTACAATCCATTTCCTACTGAATGTCCAAATACTGAAGTGTATGAAACCCTAAGCCACTCATTttaaggtacagtggggagaacgagtatttgatacactgccaattttgcaggttttcctactcacaaagcatgtagaggtctgtaatttttatcataggtacacttcaactgtgagagacggaatctaaaatagaaatccagaaaatcacattgtatgatcacattttaaataatttatttgcattttattgcatgacataagtatttgatcacctaccaaccagtaagatttccggctcacacagacctgttagtttttttttaagaagccctcctgttctccactcattacctgtattaactgcacctgtttgaactggttacctgtataaaagacacctgtccacacactcaatcaaacagacaccaacctctccacaatggccaagaccagagagctgtgtaaggacatcagggataaaattgtagacctgcacaaggctgggatgggctacaggacaataggcaagcagcttggtgagaaggcaacaactgttggtgcaattattagaaaatgttcaagatgacggtcaatctccctcggtctgcaagatctcaccttgtggggcatcaatgatcatgaggaaggtgagggatcagcccagaactacacggcaggacctggtcaatgacctgaagagagctgggaccacagtctcaaagaaaaccattagtaacacactacgccgtcattaattaaaatcctgcagcgcacgcaaggtccccctgctcatgccagcgcatgtccaggcccatctgaagtttgccaatgaccatctggatgatccagaggaggaatgggagaaggtcatgtggtctcatgagacaaaaatagagctattTGGTCTAacctccactcgccatgtttggaggaagaagaaggatgagtacaaccccaagaacaccatcccaaccgtgaagcatggaggtggaaacatcattctttggggatgcttttctgcaaaggggacaggacgactgcaccatattgaggggaggatggatggggccatgtatcgcgagatcttggccaacaacctccttccctcagtaagagcattgaagatgggtcgtggctgggtattccagcatgacaacgacccgaaacacacagccagggcaactaaggagtggctccgtaagcatctcaaggtcctggagagagctgaaagtcagtattgcccagcgacagccccgaaaccaaaatccctgctgcagtgtgtgcaaacctggtcaagaactacaggaaatgtatgatctctgtaattgcaaacaaaggtttctataccacatattaagttctgcttttctgatgtatcaaatacttatgtcatgcaataaaatgcaaattaattcctaaaaatcatacaatgtgattttctcgatttttgttttagattccgtcactcacagttgaagagtacctatgataaaaatgacagacttctacatgctttgtaagtgggaaaacctgcaaaatgggcagtgtatcaaatacttgttctccccactgtaacttaCATCACCTCATGAGGGTTTATGTCTTACATGGCTTGAGTACTGGTATGGCTGGATGAGGGACAAGGCGATGGGAGAAGACGATTTTCCCCTTGTGACATGTACAGACGAGGCATTTCAGCCAAATAAGGATGCATTACGGAATAGTGACACATGGAGGGGTGAACCAGGGTGGAATACATCACGGGGGAGTGCATGGTAGGTGTGGCCATCAAGGGTGGGGCACTGGTGGGGGTTTCCTGCCTCTTCAAGGTTTGATGCAAACGTGTGGGTCCGGTCGGACAGCCCTGGGGGGCATTGGGGGGGTAGAGGGAAGAGGTGGAGCCGCAGGACGTGGCTGCACTCCCTGTCACCGGTACAGCCTCCGGTCGCTGATCTGCACCCCCGTCCTGGAGCCCAGCAGCGCCGTCGGGTCTTCGGCAGGTCCTCTGTTTGGGACTCAGAAAGACGCCCATTGCCACCATGGAGCCCAGAAAGATGAAGGCCAGAAACACAGAACCCACAATCACAAAGGGAACATGAACAGGCCCTGTGGTGTGAAAAGGAAACACAGGAATGAAGAGTTccggaggagaggagggaagaggaagGATAGACGGattaaaaaggaaagacatttgATGTAGGACCTGCATGTGTACATACTGTGTATCTCTGTAGGCAATGCACTTAAAAC
This genomic window from Esox lucius isolate fEsoLuc1 chromosome 7, fEsoLuc1.pri, whole genome shotgun sequence contains:
- the LOC109615949 gene encoding protein shisa-3 homolog, which produces MRTVSYAFGVLVGLILQLAVTHQRTNGEYCHGWKNAQSTLREGFHCPDLHDQREAVICCGTCELRYCCPLTKARLDQGNCYNHEHVLHPGTSNDEKYTTTTGPVHVPFVIVGSVFLAFIFLGSMVAMGVFLSPKQRTCRRPDGAAGLQDGGADQRPEAVPVTGSAATSCGSTSSLYPPNAPQGCPTGPTRLHQTLKRQETPTSAPPLMATPTMHSPVMYSTLVHPSMCHYSVMHPYLAEMPRLYMSQGENRLLPSPCPSSSHTSTQAM